A genomic stretch from Sphingobacterium sp. ML3W includes:
- a CDS encoding helix-turn-helix domain-containing protein, translating to MEVLFNAVVMEPLYNANCVKRLVSATSMSNCMVMLNLMNRICDLLEVISSLLQAILKYITEEMNKVPTETVDASAELEHMLDITHVLDKLGISESKYYRLVREGKLRPRKLGKRHYYYLSDLHEQLEESRRKGRI from the coding sequence ATGGAAGTATTGTTTAACGCTGTGGTGATGGAGCCCCTGTACAATGCCAATTGTGTGAAGCGGCTCGTTTCGGCGACCAGCATGTCTAATTGCATGGTTATGTTAAATTTAATGAATCGCATATGTGACCTGTTGGAGGTCATATCTTCTTTGCTGCAAGCGATATTGAAGTATATAACAGAGGAGATGAATAAAGTTCCCACAGAAACGGTGGACGCATCTGCCGAATTGGAACATATGCTTGATATCACACATGTACTCGATAAATTGGGTATTTCTGAATCAAAGTATTACCGGCTGGTCCGCGAGGGAAAACTCAGGCCGAGGAAGCTCGGCAAACGACATTATTACTACCTCTCAGACTTGCACGAGCAGCTCGAGGAGAGTAGGCGGAAGGGACGGATTTAG
- a CDS encoding DUF6266 family protein, with protein sequence MARFLKGIHGAYSGKVGSVIGSSWRGVDYVRSLSKITNKKASEGQIAQRAKFAMAVAFLSPIMDLLNLGYSDKLQGKATGYNKALQYLMNNGGVTGTYPTLEIDYSKIVIAKGSLSNLMAPEWSEPFPQEVALTWAPELNKYNSFADDSVILLMYNKNKNFFSILESSTRAAANLSFTLPASYAGDVLEGWVFTGHRDGVKTSPSFHLGELTIS encoded by the coding sequence ATGGCAAGATTCTTAAAAGGTATACACGGAGCTTACTCTGGGAAAGTAGGTAGTGTAATAGGAAGTAGTTGGCGAGGAGTGGATTATGTACGCTCACTCTCCAAGATCACAAACAAAAAAGCAAGTGAAGGACAGATCGCTCAGCGGGCTAAATTTGCGATGGCGGTAGCCTTTCTGTCGCCGATCATGGATCTGCTCAACTTGGGCTACTCGGATAAGCTGCAGGGGAAAGCAACAGGCTATAACAAGGCGCTGCAATATCTGATGAACAATGGCGGCGTGACGGGTACGTACCCTACGCTGGAAATCGATTATTCAAAGATCGTGATTGCCAAAGGCTCATTGTCCAATCTGATGGCGCCCGAATGGTCAGAGCCTTTTCCGCAAGAGGTCGCGCTGACCTGGGCACCGGAACTCAACAAATACAACTCTTTTGCTGATGATTCGGTCATCCTGTTGATGTACAACAAGAACAAGAATTTCTTCAGTATTCTGGAGTCTTCGACCAGGGCGGCTGCAAATCTGAGTTTCACGCTGCCGGCCAGCTATGCGGGTGATGTGCTCGAAGGCTGGGTCTTTACAGGCCACCGGGATGGCGTAAAAACCTCACCGAGTTTCCACCTGGGCGAACTGACCATTAGCTAA
- a CDS encoding DUF5675 family protein has translation MAVQHTLLLLRKYGAQGTNGTISYRGEHICHTIELPDHNNRPRISCIPVGRYRLEKRRYPKHGEQIGIPNVLGREAILIHAANNALKELHGCIAPVTTLTGEGMGDYSGKALAKLKVLVYSLWDMGDEVYLNIR, from the coding sequence ATGGCTGTCCAACACACCCTGCTGCTCCTACGAAAGTATGGAGCACAGGGAACTAATGGAACAATCAGCTATCGGGGTGAGCATATCTGCCATACCATCGAATTGCCAGATCATAACAACCGCCCCAGGATCAGCTGTATTCCGGTAGGTCGGTACCGGCTGGAAAAACGGCGCTATCCAAAGCATGGGGAGCAGATCGGTATCCCCAATGTGCTGGGACGCGAAGCGATACTGATCCATGCAGCTAACAATGCGCTGAAGGAATTGCATGGCTGTATTGCACCGGTAACGACCTTAACAGGTGAGGGTATGGGCGACTATAGTGGTAAAGCCCTGGCTAAGCTAAAGGTGCTGGTGTATAGCTTGTGGGATATGGGGGATGAGGTGTATTTGAATATTCGATAA
- a CDS encoding sugar-binding domain-containing protein codes for MMNGMKCRLMILIMAYLTLEVAKAQSLDDFTLPTPWTAEALKAETPLPEYPRPQMQRSEWQNLNGRWDYMGGSALQDPRQAGAPPKFPAKTESIRVPFAPESELSGIARSGEKFLWYRRALTIPSAWKGKRILLHFGAVDQYAVIFVNGKKVGDHIGGYHAFSLDISDFLKAGDNSLVVGAYDANDGKTASGKNGDKGDYTFSSGIWQTVWIEPVQQKYITQLKLIPDLKNNRLQLTALTEGKDLTVVATAHADKKQLATATGMDHKAFYLDISNPHLWSPEDPFLYQLKVELKDKEGRTVDQVDSYFAMRSIGVGKVDGINRTLLNGKFQFQIGVLDQGYWPDGIFTAPTEAALLYDIELAKKAGFNVIRKHIKVEPMRWYYHCDRLGLMVWQDMPNLWYPDDTDSVAVRKQFRTELKQMMDQLLSVPSIVTWVPFNENWGAFEVADITKWTKEYDPTRLVNGNSGYNYAPGYRPAQGDPGNGDFVDKHHYGKMEDKAFPQPDENRAASLGEFGGKGLFVRDHMWPVANNAYEILINKDILSDTYVYLLNEIEQRMLYSGLSCAIFTQTSDVEHEINGLVTYDRRVEKFDMTKVNSINQAIIRNSERIGKKKKISSISRLYPVE; via the coding sequence ATGATGAACGGAATGAAATGTCGACTGATGATCCTGATCATGGCGTACTTAACACTCGAAGTGGCAAAAGCGCAATCCCTTGATGATTTTACACTGCCCACCCCCTGGACGGCCGAGGCATTAAAAGCCGAGACACCGCTGCCGGAATATCCGCGTCCGCAAATGCAGCGTAGCGAATGGCAAAATCTCAATGGACGATGGGATTATATGGGCGGCAGTGCGCTGCAAGATCCGCGTCAAGCTGGCGCTCCACCGAAATTTCCGGCAAAAACCGAATCCATCCGTGTGCCTTTTGCTCCCGAGTCGGAACTATCGGGAATTGCCCGGAGCGGGGAGAAATTTCTCTGGTACAGACGCGCTCTTACCATTCCATCAGCATGGAAAGGTAAACGTATTTTATTGCATTTCGGTGCGGTGGATCAGTATGCGGTGATCTTTGTTAACGGTAAAAAGGTAGGTGACCATATAGGTGGATACCATGCTTTTAGCCTGGATATTTCGGATTTTCTAAAGGCGGGCGACAATAGTCTTGTCGTAGGAGCTTATGACGCAAATGATGGTAAAACAGCATCTGGAAAGAATGGCGATAAAGGTGATTATACGTTTAGCTCCGGCATCTGGCAAACAGTCTGGATAGAACCTGTACAGCAAAAATACATCACCCAGCTGAAACTGATCCCTGACCTGAAAAATAACCGCTTGCAGCTAACGGCGCTCACCGAAGGCAAAGACCTCACAGTGGTTGCCACCGCACATGCGGATAAAAAGCAGCTGGCGACAGCGACAGGAATGGATCACAAAGCATTTTATCTCGATATAAGCAATCCGCACCTATGGAGTCCCGAAGATCCATTTCTCTATCAGCTGAAGGTAGAACTTAAAGATAAAGAGGGGCGTACAGTGGATCAGGTAGACTCGTACTTCGCTATGCGCTCCATCGGTGTCGGTAAGGTGGACGGCATCAATAGGACCTTATTAAATGGTAAGTTTCAATTTCAGATCGGCGTGCTTGATCAAGGATATTGGCCCGATGGCATTTTTACGGCACCGACCGAAGCGGCTTTGCTGTACGATATTGAACTGGCGAAAAAGGCTGGATTTAACGTCATCCGTAAACATATCAAAGTGGAGCCCATGCGCTGGTACTATCACTGTGACCGGCTTGGGCTGATGGTCTGGCAGGACATGCCCAACTTGTGGTATCCGGACGATACGGATTCAGTAGCGGTACGTAAACAGTTTAGGACCGAACTGAAGCAAATGATGGATCAGCTGCTGAGTGTGCCATCAATCGTCACATGGGTGCCTTTCAATGAAAACTGGGGGGCGTTTGAAGTGGCAGATATAACCAAATGGACAAAAGAATATGATCCTACGCGCTTAGTAAACGGCAATTCGGGGTATAATTACGCGCCCGGATATCGGCCTGCGCAAGGGGACCCGGGTAATGGCGACTTTGTGGATAAGCATCACTACGGAAAGATGGAAGATAAAGCGTTTCCACAGCCGGACGAAAATCGGGCTGCATCTTTGGGCGAATTCGGAGGAAAAGGTCTTTTTGTGCGCGACCACATGTGGCCTGTGGCAAATAACGCTTATGAGATACTGATCAATAAAGATATACTCTCGGATACCTACGTTTACCTGCTCAATGAGATCGAACAGCGTATGTTGTACAGCGGTTTAAGCTGCGCGATCTTTACACAAACTTCAGATGTGGAGCATGAAATCAACGGGTTGGTGACCTATGATCGCCGGGTGGAAAAGTTCGACATGACGAAAGTGAACTCGATAAATCAGGCAATCATTCGCAATAGCGAAAGAATAGGCAAAAAGAAAAAAATCAGTTCAATTTCAAGGTTGTACCCGGTGGAATAG
- a CDS encoding iron-containing alcohol dehydrogenase: protein MSKLFIAGEVFHGAGSLEELKNIKGKKAFIVTGGNSMRKSGTLDRSIAFLQEAGLETFVFDGVEEDPSSATSFRGAEAMLAFQPDWIVGLGGCSAIDAAKMMWVFYEHPDADFDALVKPFTVPSLRNKAKFIAIPSTSGTGTETTGLAVITDREKGVKYPIVSYELTPDIAIVDGEVCASMPAHITANTGLDALTHCVEAYVSNIDDNYADVLAKGGLEIVFNNLREAVNNPTNIQVRQNMHDASFMAGLAFNNAWLGIVHSLSHQVGALYGIPHGAANAIFLPNVIRYNAKVSTRFPDLAKVIGKETAEELAQAIETLRAEVNNISSIKEFGISKADWEKNIDYITNNALLDPCTGFNPRVPVLEDLKAIYNACYEGVVFNG, encoded by the coding sequence ATGAGCAAATTATTTATTGCAGGGGAAGTATTCCACGGTGCGGGAAGTCTTGAAGAACTGAAAAATATAAAAGGTAAAAAAGCCTTTATCGTGACCGGAGGAAATTCGATGCGCAAGAGCGGAACATTGGATAGGTCAATTGCATTTTTACAGGAAGCAGGTCTTGAAACGTTTGTTTTTGACGGTGTAGAGGAAGATCCGTCATCAGCTACAAGTTTCCGCGGCGCAGAAGCGATGCTTGCGTTTCAACCGGACTGGATCGTTGGCCTTGGGGGTTGCTCGGCGATTGATGCTGCCAAAATGATGTGGGTATTCTACGAACATCCGGATGCAGATTTCGATGCATTGGTCAAACCCTTTACGGTACCCAGCCTGAGAAACAAAGCAAAATTTATCGCTATCCCATCCACCAGTGGTACAGGTACCGAAACAACTGGTTTGGCGGTCATCACTGACCGGGAAAAAGGCGTCAAATACCCTATTGTTTCTTACGAACTGACACCCGATATCGCTATTGTAGACGGCGAAGTATGTGCTTCCATGCCAGCGCATATCACTGCAAATACCGGTCTGGATGCGTTGACCCACTGTGTGGAGGCCTATGTATCGAATATTGATGACAACTACGCAGATGTACTGGCCAAAGGCGGTCTAGAAATCGTTTTCAATAATTTAAGAGAAGCGGTCAACAACCCGACTAACATCCAGGTCCGCCAAAATATGCACGACGCATCTTTTATGGCAGGATTAGCATTTAACAATGCCTGGTTAGGTATTGTTCATTCGCTATCACATCAGGTAGGCGCTTTGTATGGTATTCCCCATGGCGCTGCCAATGCGATCTTCTTACCAAATGTCATCCGTTACAATGCCAAAGTATCTACGCGTTTTCCTGATTTAGCGAAAGTGATCGGCAAAGAAACCGCTGAGGAACTGGCGCAGGCCATTGAAACGCTACGTGCTGAGGTCAACAATATTTCTTCCATCAAAGAATTTGGTATTTCCAAAGCAGATTGGGAGAAAAACATCGATTACATCACAAACAACGCGTTGCTAGATCCATGTACGGGATTTAACCCACGGGTTCCGGTATTGGAAGATCTCAAAGCCATCTATAACGCTTGTTACGAAGGTGTTGTTTTTAACGGTTAA
- a CDS encoding helix-turn-helix transcriptional regulator codes for MERLQLKQQLKKIEDEKLSFRVFDLDAEHIHAYTAPHQKDHFCILVVQSGDLKLQIEDRQYILNSSRISVIFPNQVHAIQAISEQVAGKIILFEEVLFCSDILKNELSPYNINLSTQLNNTVLSAAEFAESIHTIQLIKNIYEHPSLVRKEEARFYIKIFLLKLIESVHGQHPVLGNKTADQHLYIEFKKLLHENYKEQRSVQYYADQLYITPKRLNAITKKHCGDTAINTIHNRILTEIKRQLMFADITHKEIAFDLGFNSPAALNKFVKAKLNETPTQLQNELAQMYNT; via the coding sequence ATGGAACGACTACAGCTTAAACAACAGCTCAAAAAAATAGAAGATGAGAAACTATCTTTTCGGGTATTTGATCTGGATGCTGAGCATATACATGCCTATACAGCGCCACATCAAAAAGATCACTTTTGCATTTTAGTGGTCCAGAGCGGCGACTTAAAACTACAGATCGAAGACCGGCAATATATTCTGAACAGCAGCCGGATTTCGGTTATCTTCCCCAACCAGGTCCACGCCATTCAGGCTATTTCAGAGCAGGTGGCCGGCAAAATCATCTTATTTGAAGAGGTATTATTCTGTTCGGATATCCTCAAAAACGAGTTAAGTCCCTATAATATCAATCTTTCGACGCAACTGAACAACACCGTCCTGTCCGCGGCAGAGTTTGCCGAAAGTATACATACGATCCAGCTGATCAAAAATATCTATGAACATCCGAGTTTGGTCCGCAAGGAAGAAGCACGCTTTTACATCAAGATCTTTTTACTCAAACTCATTGAATCGGTACACGGTCAGCATCCCGTTCTGGGGAATAAGACCGCAGACCAGCATCTGTATATCGAGTTCAAAAAATTACTGCATGAAAATTACAAAGAACAGCGATCGGTGCAGTATTATGCCGATCAGCTTTATATCACCCCCAAAAGGCTAAATGCCATCACCAAAAAACACTGCGGCGATACCGCGATCAATACCATTCACAATCGGATCCTGACCGAGATCAAACGCCAGCTGATGTTTGCGGACATTACCCACAAAGAAATTGCCTTTGATCTGGGCTTCAACTCGCCGGCAGCACTCAACAAATTTGTGAAAGCAAAACTCAATGAAACCCCCACGCAGCTTCAGAACGAGTTGGCTCAAATGTATAACACGTAG
- a CDS encoding RNA polymerase sigma-70 factor, producing the protein MNVTHVRQLFTQLYEENWVKLYVHVFRMLNDRDEARDIVQEIFANLWDRMERLEIEHSYQAYLFRSARNLVINRIASQDVGRKYEHYLEHAAPAFEMMPDELLREKELAEQIDQAIEKLPRKMALIFKKSRFEQRSYREIAEELEISEQTVKKQIYNALTVLRKKIRTIFIFFYH; encoded by the coding sequence ATGAATGTAACACATGTCAGACAACTGTTTACCCAGCTTTACGAAGAAAATTGGGTGAAGTTGTATGTACATGTTTTCCGGATGTTAAACGATCGGGACGAGGCCCGTGATATTGTACAGGAAATTTTTGCAAATCTCTGGGACCGTATGGAGCGGCTGGAAATCGAGCATTCTTATCAGGCTTATCTTTTTCGTTCGGCCCGTAATTTGGTGATCAATCGCATCGCAAGCCAGGATGTGGGACGTAAATATGAACATTACCTGGAGCATGCTGCCCCAGCATTTGAAATGATGCCCGACGAGTTGTTGCGGGAGAAAGAATTAGCCGAGCAGATTGATCAAGCGATTGAAAAGCTGCCGCGCAAAATGGCTTTGATCTTCAAAAAAAGCCGTTTCGAGCAACGGAGTTATCGGGAGATCGCCGAGGAACTCGAAATCTCTGAGCAGACTGTAAAAAAGCAGATATACAATGCGTTGACAGTCCTAAGAAAAAAAATACGAACTATTTTCATTTTTTTCTACCACTAA
- a CDS encoding FecR family protein, giving the protein MKQRLSKQLLQKYQQGMCSAEEIAFVESWYNQLSRTNNAKDIPELDLAAEDRYFQQHIFGPELRANRHRRAYLKVAASIVFFLMAGAAMYFFSGRQRSPQPLPFSVGQFQADLLIGNEVVRLDEKKQFSPALMEQRKGDQVAIKTKKGQEFKMELPDGTLVWLNADSKLEIGPGYNVQERSVLLTGEAYFKVAKNKAKPFIVHVGNTSIEALGTAFNVKLYPNDSQLLTTQLDEGKISVSNASLQEILLPGQIIKLNVLNGDFQLQQENKQQDAANWKDGYFEFDQTPLPEILADLARWYNFTYSLSPVYKNKVLSGKISKKESFEEVLKILRFAGINYKIDKDRLLLVP; this is encoded by the coding sequence ATGAAACAACGATTATCGAAACAATTACTGCAGAAGTATCAGCAGGGGATGTGCAGCGCCGAGGAAATTGCGTTTGTCGAGAGTTGGTACAACCAACTTAGTAGGACAAATAACGCAAAAGATATCCCGGAACTTGATCTGGCTGCCGAAGATCGCTATTTCCAACAACATATTTTTGGTCCCGAATTGCGAGCCAATCGCCATAGGAGAGCCTATCTGAAGGTCGCAGCCAGTATTGTATTCTTTTTGATGGCTGGAGCAGCGATGTACTTCTTTTCTGGACGCCAGCGATCTCCACAGCCACTGCCTTTTAGTGTCGGTCAATTCCAGGCCGATCTTTTGATCGGAAACGAAGTGGTCCGCCTGGACGAAAAGAAGCAGTTCAGCCCGGCATTGATGGAGCAGCGCAAGGGGGATCAAGTGGCAATCAAGACCAAAAAGGGGCAAGAATTCAAGATGGAACTTCCGGATGGTACCCTCGTATGGTTAAATGCAGACAGCAAGCTGGAAATCGGGCCGGGATACAACGTACAGGAGCGCTCGGTATTATTGACGGGTGAAGCCTACTTTAAAGTTGCAAAAAATAAAGCGAAGCCCTTTATTGTTCATGTCGGCAACACAAGTATTGAAGCTCTGGGGACAGCTTTCAACGTCAAGTTGTATCCAAATGATAGTCAGCTCTTGACCACGCAGCTCGACGAAGGAAAAATAAGTGTCAGCAATGCTAGCCTGCAGGAGATTCTGCTACCTGGACAGATCATCAAGCTGAATGTGCTGAATGGGGACTTCCAGCTTCAGCAAGAAAACAAACAGCAGGATGCTGCCAACTGGAAAGACGGTTACTTTGAATTTGACCAGACACCGCTTCCTGAGATTTTGGCTGATCTTGCCCGTTGGTACAATTTCACCTATAGCCTGTCACCTGTTTATAAAAATAAAGTCCTTAGCGGAAAAATCAGCAAAAAAGAGTCCTTTGAGGAGGTGCTGAAGATATTACGGTTCGCCGGTATAAATTATAAAATAGACAAGGATAGACTCTTACTTGTTCCCTAA
- a CDS encoding TonB-dependent receptor, with product MKQSVKTLLFMLMHVNGYAFSQQGDKPSEHVQFKQLVKAIEQRSDYRFVYDPNEISPDLRVDVNLTNANIPELLKQAFSGKGIRYQIVKNTIVLQGKAAGKAQQATISGRVSNAAGVALEGVSVRVKNKVVSTVTDASGRFSLNGLLQDDILLLSYVGYRSKEVKLAGNGSIEISLDIDPGNLDEVVVIGYGTSSIRKNTGSVSSVTSKEIETQPVLDPLAALQGRVAGLNIASNSGLPGSSFQVQLRGVNSLSNGSSPLYIIDGIPFSDENMNQFASANGNQSPLSLINPKDIERIDVLKDADATAIYGSRGGNGVILITTKKGNKSGLKIDFNANIGSGKAIRNLKMLNTEQYLEIRKEGFKNDNWTATADNAPDLLTWDQSAYSDWQKEFYGASAPFSTYQLSFSGGNEYTQYLASANFNRQGDPLPGNQNYQRGGALLNLSTQSKDQRFKLNSSFNLNLDRNNTVSTDIAQFYNLAPNYPIYDEKGDYYWFQQTLQNPAAYMERSSVSKSKSLLANFSAEYAILPELVAKINVGYNLKSMDQTRLLPNAGFNPLTSTGSTASYGNSDYQSYIVEPQLNYSKTFGKHEFKFLLGGTWQQRISEGKYLDGSSYPSDSQLGNMAAAGVITIRNNQYADYRYQSAFGRINYAYADRYLVNVSYRRDGSSRFGPNNKYGNFGSIGAAWVFSSEEFLKDQSILSFGKLRASWGVTGNDQIGDYQYLDTWGTGFAYQGITGLYPARVFNPNFGWEEIKKKELGLDLGFLRDRIFLTANYYNNRSDNQLINIVLAPQTGYNSYFGNTPALIENKGLEFELSSVNIQKEKFSWKTNFNITFPSNTLLEYPGLANSSDARRYVIGESTRIVRGFQFTGVDPQTGVAQFRDVDGDGKISDFNDYVTLGSLLPKYYGGIGNNLSYGNVSLGFLFQFVKQEGPSIGYGPLATTIGALANLDEYVLDRWQQPGDVTDVPRATANSANEANIAYRNYYRYSSAVWDDASFIRLKNVSLSYDISKWTQKINISRALVQFNAQNLFTWTSFRGMDPEMPGFDRTYLSDVNPFGSVRSSATPSMRTYTFAVQLTF from the coding sequence ATGAAACAGTCCGTAAAAACACTGCTATTTATGCTGATGCATGTCAATGGCTATGCCTTTAGCCAGCAGGGAGACAAGCCATCCGAACATGTTCAATTTAAACAGCTCGTCAAAGCCATCGAGCAGCGTAGCGATTATCGCTTTGTGTATGATCCCAATGAAATTAGCCCCGATCTGCGTGTCGATGTCAATTTGACCAATGCCAATATCCCGGAACTACTTAAACAGGCATTCTCGGGAAAAGGCATCCGCTACCAAATTGTAAAAAACACCATCGTGCTCCAGGGGAAAGCAGCTGGCAAAGCCCAGCAGGCTACGATCAGTGGTCGGGTCAGCAATGCTGCCGGTGTAGCGCTTGAAGGGGTCAGTGTCCGTGTTAAAAATAAGGTAGTCAGTACAGTGACCGATGCCAGCGGCCGTTTTAGTTTAAATGGGCTGCTGCAGGATGATATACTGCTCCTGAGTTATGTTGGCTATCGCAGCAAGGAAGTGAAGCTTGCGGGCAACGGCAGCATTGAAATAAGTCTTGATATAGACCCGGGTAATCTGGATGAAGTGGTCGTTATCGGTTATGGTACATCATCGATACGCAAAAATACGGGATCCGTATCCAGCGTGACCAGCAAGGAAATAGAGACACAGCCGGTATTAGACCCCTTAGCGGCATTGCAGGGCCGCGTGGCCGGGCTCAATATCGCATCCAATTCGGGGCTGCCGGGTAGCTCTTTTCAGGTGCAACTGCGTGGTGTTAATTCACTGAGCAATGGCAGCAGTCCCCTTTATATTATCGATGGTATTCCATTTTCGGACGAAAACATGAATCAGTTTGCCTCGGCCAATGGGAATCAAAGCCCACTAAGCCTGATCAATCCAAAGGATATTGAACGGATTGATGTGCTTAAGGATGCCGATGCAACAGCCATTTATGGCTCCCGAGGAGGGAATGGAGTGATCCTGATAACCACGAAAAAAGGAAATAAAAGCGGGCTTAAAATAGATTTTAATGCCAATATTGGCTCTGGTAAAGCCATTCGGAATCTGAAGATGCTCAATACCGAGCAATATCTGGAAATCCGTAAGGAAGGATTTAAAAACGATAATTGGACCGCGACGGCAGATAATGCGCCGGATCTACTGACCTGGGATCAGTCTGCTTACAGCGACTGGCAAAAAGAGTTTTATGGTGCAAGTGCTCCTTTCTCAACGTATCAGCTGTCGTTTTCGGGTGGAAACGAATATACCCAATACCTGGCCAGTGCCAATTTCAATCGCCAGGGTGATCCATTGCCCGGTAATCAAAATTATCAGCGTGGAGGTGCGCTGTTGAATCTGTCTACGCAGTCCAAAGATCAGCGATTTAAACTCAACAGCAGTTTCAACCTCAATCTGGACCGTAACAATACAGTGTCGACGGATATTGCGCAGTTTTATAACCTGGCGCCCAATTATCCCATATACGACGAAAAGGGCGACTATTATTGGTTTCAGCAGACCTTGCAGAATCCCGCCGCCTACATGGAGCGGTCGAGTGTTTCTAAATCAAAATCCCTGCTGGCCAACTTTTCAGCTGAATACGCGATCTTGCCCGAATTGGTTGCTAAAATCAATGTAGGGTATAATCTCAAAAGCATGGACCAGACACGCCTGCTGCCCAATGCCGGATTTAATCCATTGACCAGTACAGGGTCAACGGCCTCTTACGGGAACTCGGATTATCAGTCCTACATCGTTGAGCCACAATTGAATTACAGCAAAACGTTTGGTAAACATGAATTTAAGTTCCTTTTGGGCGGTACCTGGCAGCAGCGGATCAGCGAAGGTAAATACTTGGATGGCAGCAGCTACCCAAGTGATTCCCAGCTAGGCAACATGGCTGCCGCAGGTGTCATTACGATCCGCAACAATCAGTATGCAGATTACCGCTACCAGTCTGCATTTGGCCGTATCAATTATGCGTATGCCGACAGGTACCTTGTGAATGTTAGCTACCGAAGGGATGGCTCGTCCCGCTTTGGCCCCAACAATAAGTACGGTAATTTTGGGTCGATAGGTGCCGCCTGGGTATTCAGCAGCGAAGAATTTTTAAAGGATCAGTCTATCCTTAGCTTCGGAAAGCTGCGTGCCAGCTGGGGGGTGACGGGCAATGACCAGATCGGAGATTACCAGTACCTAGATACCTGGGGAACGGGCTTTGCCTACCAGGGCATCACCGGGCTTTATCCGGCACGGGTATTTAATCCCAATTTTGGATGGGAAGAAATTAAAAAGAAAGAACTGGGCCTCGACCTTGGTTTTCTCAGGGACCGTATTTTCCTCACAGCCAATTATTACAACAATAGATCGGATAATCAGTTGATCAATATCGTGCTCGCGCCGCAGACGGGCTATAATTCCTATTTTGGTAATACCCCGGCACTGATCGAAAATAAGGGCTTGGAGTTTGAGCTGAGCAGTGTTAATATCCAAAAGGAAAAGTTCAGCTGGAAAACCAATTTCAATATTACTTTTCCATCCAATACCCTGCTCGAATATCCTGGACTTGCAAATAGCAGTGATGCGAGGCGATACGTCATTGGCGAGTCCACACGTATCGTCCGTGGATTTCAGTTTACCGGAGTGGATCCGCAAACTGGGGTCGCTCAATTCCGGGATGTGGATGGCGATGGGAAGATCAGTGATTTCAATGACTATGTGACTTTGGGATCACTGCTGCCCAAGTATTATGGTGGTATCGGCAATAATCTAAGTTATGGCAATGTGAGCCTTGGATTCCTCTTTCAGTTTGTCAAACAGGAGGGACCATCCATTGGGTATGGCCCACTGGCGACGACCATTGGCGCTTTGGCCAATCTGGATGAATATGTATTAGACCGTTGGCAGCAGCCTGGAGATGTGACGGATGTGCCACGCGCTACCGCCAATAGCGCCAACGAAGCCAACATAGCTTATCGTAATTACTACCGCTATTCATCAGCTGTATGGGACGACGCTTCATTCATCCGCTTGAAAAATGTATCGCTCAGTTACGATATTTCCAAATGGACCCAGAAGATCAATATCAGCCGGGCGCTGGTACAATTCAATGCGCAGAATCTCTTTACCTGGACAAGCTTTAGGGGGATGGATCCGGAGATGCCGGGTTTTGACCGCACGTATCTCTCGGATGTCAATCCTTTTGGTTCGGTACGGAGCAGCGCCACGCCATCGATGCGTACCTATACTTTTGCGGTTCAGCTCACTTTTTAA